The Nerophis ophidion isolate RoL-2023_Sa linkage group LG09, RoL_Noph_v1.0, whole genome shotgun sequence genome contains a region encoding:
- the hmx3a gene encoding homeobox protein HMX3: MPETRQETPAKDSPFFIKNLLSCDHKPAKPKPVLAASKALEAAGGFSLAQVADFGFPRFELPAQRFTLPAHYLERTSAWWYPYALNSSAHIHRSQDKLSARDSSPTSGTDRDSPELLLKSEAEAKDEDEDEEQAGGKSGDEIILEESDSEEAKKEADEDKKPCRKKKTRTVFSRSQVFQLESTFDMKRYLSSSERAGLAASLHLTETQVKIWFQNRRNKWKRQLAAELEAANLSHATAQRIVRVPILYHENSASEGGGPASSSSSSSISSSVPASQPLLTFPHPGVYYSHPIVTSVPLLRPV; this comes from the exons ATGCCGGAGACCAGACAGGAGACTCCGGCCAAGGACTCGCCTTTCTTCATCAAGAACCTCCTCAGCTGCGACCACAAGCCCGCCAAGCCCAAGCCGGTGTTGGCCGCCTCCAAGGCTCTGGAGGCGGCCGGAGGATTCTCCCTGGCCCAGGTGGCCGACTTCGGCTTCCCTCGCTTCGAACTGCCGGCGCAGAGGTTCACTCTGCCGGCTCACTACCTGGAGCGCACCTCGGCCTGGTGGTACCCTTACGCCCTCAACTCTTCTGCACACATCCACAGAAGTCAAG ACAAGCTGTCTGCCAGAGACTCGTCCCCCACATCCGGCACAGACCGAGACTCCCCAGAACTGCTCCTGAAGTCCGAGGCGGAGGCCAaggacgaggacgaggacgaggaGCAGGCGGGAGGCAAAAGCGGCGACGAGATCATCCTGGAGGAGAGCGACTCCGAGGAGGCCAAGAAGGAGGCGGACGAGGACAAGAAGCCGTGCCGCAAGAAGAAGACCCGCACGGTCTTCTCCCGCAGTCAGGTCTTCCAGCTGGAGTCCACCTTCGACATGAAGCGCTACCTCAGCAGCTCGGAGCGCGCGGGCCTGGCCGCCTCTTTGCACCTGACCGAGACCCAGGTCAAGATCTGGTTCCAGAACCGCAGGAACAAGTGGAAGCGGCAGCTGgcggcggagctggaggccgccAACCTCAGCCACGCCACGGCGCAGAGGATAGTCCGCGTGCCCATCCTCTACCACGAGAACTCGGCCTCGGAGGGCGGCGGCccggcctcctcctcctcctcctcctccatctccTCCTCAGTTCCCGCCAGCCAGCCGCTGCTCACCTTCCCGCACCCAGGTGTCTACTACTCGCACCCCATCGTCACCTCCGTGCCCCTGCTCAGACCCGTCTGA
- the hmx2 gene encoding homeobox protein HMX2 codes for MSGAQVSGSKCASGPVSSFTIQSILGTPVQATRTGTKELSKGHAAAVQAAAATTGAPPRRRTLSVSSEEDCSGGEDSADCFSCSEPAAHREHNFSCLGAAKGLLSAAEGLARRQDYKEAHEDGGCASPEERRADDKHLQGGSAKKKTRTVFSRSQVYQLESTFDMKRYLSSSERACLASSLQLTETQVKTWFQNRRNKWKRQLSAELEAANMAHASAQTLVGMPLLFRDSSLLRVPVPRSIAFPTPLYYPASNLPALPLYNLYNKVDY; via the exons ATGAGCGGCGCACAAGTCAGCGGCAGCAAGTGCGCGTCGGGGCCCGTCAGCAGCTTCACCATCCAGTCCATCCTGGGCACGCCCGTCCAGGCGACGCGCACCGGGACCAAGGAGCTCTCCAAGGGGCATGCGGCGGCGGTGCAGGCGGCGGCGGCGACGACCGGAGCCCCGCCGCGGAGGAGGACGCTGTCGGTGTCCTCGGAGGAAGACTGCAGCGGCGGGGAGGACTCGGCGGACTGCTTCTCCTGCTCGGAACCAGCGGCTCACCGGGAACACAACTTCTCATGTTTAG GTGCGGCCAAGGGGCTCCTGTCCGCCGCCGAGGGTCTGGCCCGGAGGCAGGACTACAAGGAGGCGCATGAGGACGGAGGCTGCGCGTCCCCCGAGGAGCGGCGGGCGGACGACAAGCACCTGCAGGGCGGCTCGGCCAAGAAGAAGACGCGCACCGTCTTCTCCCGCAGCCAGGTGTACCAGCTGGAGTCCACCTTCGACATGAAGCGCTACCTGAGCAGCTCGGAGCGCGCctgcctggcctccagcctgcaGCTGACCGAGACGCAGGTCAAGACCTGGTTTCAGAACCGCAGGAACAAGTGGAAGCGGCAGCTGTCCGCCGAGCTGGAGGCGGCCAACATGGCGCACGCCTCGGCGCAGACACTGGTGGGCATGCCGCTGCTTTTCAGGGACAGCTCCTTGCTGCGCGTCCCGGTGCCTCGCTCCATCGCCTTCCCGACGCCCCTCTACTACCCGGCCAGCAACCTGCCGGCCCTGCCTTTGTACAACCTGTACAACAAGGTGGACTACTGA